The genomic segment GTTAGTGTCACGACGCCCTCTCTGCTCTATGGTTGGTTTCGCAACTACCAAATAGCAGGAGGACGTCGTACTGTCAAAAGTGGGTAAGACCCAGCAAAAGGATTGGTTGCAAGCCGGCGCGTATCGGGCTATAATGTAAGATTAGAGCGGAGACTGGATTGCTATCGGTCGCAGTCAGGCGAAGGGATATGGTTGGTTCGACCAAGCTGATTGATGTGGAGCAGTTGATATCGCAGTTGGATGATAAGAGCGGCGCCGGCGCACAGCTCGTGCGCCGCGCCTATGAGCGCGCCGTGCAGGCCCACGCCGGCCAGGCCCGCGCCTCCGGCGAATCCTATATCCAGCACCCGCTGGCTGTCGCCAGCATCCTCGCCGACCTGCGCCTGGACCCCGCCACCATCGCCGCGGCCCTCCTGCACGACGTGGTGGAGGATACCACCATCACCCTGGACGATATCCGCCAGGAGTTCGGGGAAGAGGTCGCCCGACTGGTGGATGGGGTGACCAAGCTGGAGAACATCAACCAGCTGCGCAATATGGGCCGGCCGGATTTGGAGGAGGAGCAGGCCGAGAATCTGCGCAAGATATTCCTGGCCATGGTGGATGACGTCCGCGTGGTGCTCATCAAGCTGGCGGACCGACTGCACAACATGCGCACCCTCGGCGCTCTGCCGGAACATAAGCGCCGGCGCATTGCCAAAGAGACGCTGGAGATCTACGCCCCGCTGGCCAACCGGCTGGGCATCTGGCAGATCAAGTGGGAGCTGGAGGACCTGGCCTTCCGCTATCTGGAGCCGGCCACCTACAAGCGCATTGCCAGCCTGATCGACGAGCGGCGCGAGGACCGCATGCGCACCCTGGAGCAGATCACCGAGATACTGCGCCAGCGGCTGAAGGAGGCCGGCATCGAGGCGGAGGTGTCCAGCCGGCCGAAGCACATCTACAGCATCTACCGCAAAATGCAGAGAAAGGGCGTGGACTTCGACCAGATTTACGACGTGCGGGCGGTCCGCATCATCGTCAATACCATCGCCGAATGCTACGCCGCGCTGGGCATCGTCCATTCGCTCTGGAAGCCCATCCCGCGCGAGTTCGACGACTTCATCGCCACGCCCAAGGACAACATGTATCGCTCCCTGCACACCGCGGTGGTGGGGCCGGACGGCAAGCCCCTGGAGGTGCAGATTCGCACCTGGGAGATGCACCGCACAGCGGAGTACGGCATTGCCGCCCACTGGCGTTACAAGGAACAGCTTACCAAGCGCGATGTGGATTTCGAGAACAAGATCGCCTGGCTGCGCCAGATTATGGAATGGCGCAAGGAAGTTACCGATGCCCGTGAGTTCGTGGACTCATTGAAGACCGACGTCTTCCAGGACCGGGTCTATGTGTTCACGCCGCAGGGCGATGTGATTGACCTGCCGGCCGGCGCGACGCCGGTGGACTTCGCCTATCACGTGCACACCGAGATCGGTCACCGCTGTCGCGGGGCGCGCGTCAACGGCCGCATCGTCAGCCTGGATTATCAGCTCCAGAACGGCGACCAGGTCGAGATCATCACTGCCAAGCGGGGCGGCCCCAGCCGGGACTGGCTCAACCCCCAGTTGAACTACGTCAAGACCTCCCGGGCGCGCAGTAAGATCCGGCAGTGGTTCCGCCGGCAGGATCGCGAGCAGAACATCCAGCTCGGCCGAGAGATCCTCGATCGGGAGCTGAAGCGGCTCAACGCCGAGGATACCAATATTGACGAGCTGGCGATGGCCTTCGGCTACGAGAAGGCAGATGACTTCCTGGCCGCCATCGGCTACGGCGATATCAACAGCCAGCAGATCGCCACCAAGGTGCTGGCCGGCGAGCGACTGCGGGTCCAGCAGGAGGAAAAGCTGGCCGCGCTCAGCGAGGCGAAACCCGCGCCGGCCGCCGGCGACGTCAGCGTCATGGGCACCAGCGGCTTGCTCACCAAACTGGCCGGCTGTTGCAATCCTTTGCCCGGCGACCCCATCGTCGGCTACGTCACCCGCGGCAAGGGCGTGACCATCCACCGACAGGACTGCCCGAACGTTCTGCGCCTGCAGGACAAGGAACGGTTGATCGCCGTGGATTGGGGCAGTGCGGAGGACCAGGCCTATCCGGTGATGATTGTGGTGAAGGCGTTCAACCGGGGCGGGTTACTGCGGGATATTGCCGCGCTGGTGGCCGATGAGGGCATTGATATGAGTTCTGCCCATGCCATCACGGGCGAGAAGGGGAACATCGCCACCATCACCGCCACCCTGGAGATCACGAGTGTGGCACAGCTCAGCCGGGTGCTGGCGATGATCGAGCGCATCCCCAATGTGATCGAGGCCCGCCGGCTGGTGGGCTGACCCCGCAAAGGAAAGCGGCGGGAGGAACATCCTCCCGCCGCTGATGTCTTTCAGCTCCCCAAGAAGGCCGGCGTGGGGGTGGCCGGCACCTTGTCCGGCGACCAATTGCGCTGGATACTGGCCTTCTCCATGGCCTGCTGGAGCCAGTCATTGAAGGCTTTCTGCTTCATCTGGTTCAGTACCGCAGGGTCATACGGCCGATCCATCTCGTGTGCATCCACCCGGATGATGTGATAGCCGAACTGGGTCTTGACCGGCTCGCTGATCTGGCCTACTTCCAGCGCAAAGGCGGCATCCTCGAACTCTTTCACCATCTGCCCGCGCGGGAACCACCCCAGGTCGCCGCCGATGGATTTCGTGGCAGTGTCCTGGGAGAATTCCTGGGCGAGGTTGCCGAAGTCCTCGCCGGCTTTCAGCCGCTCCAGCACCTTCTTCGCTGTCTCCTCATCCGTCACCAGGATATGGCGGGCGCGCACCTGCTCCCCGGAAGTGGGGACGCTGCTTTCGATGAGCGCCTGCAGTTTCTCGCGGTAGAGCAGGCCGCGAATCACCTCGCGATATTCCGCCTCGCTCATACCTGTGGTGCGCTTCAGGTTCTCCAGGTACAGGGAGTAGAGCCGGCTGAATTCCTCTCGCGTCATGATGGTGGGCGTAGGGGCCGGCGTCGCCGTCGTGCCAGGGGCCGGCGATGGCTCCGGGGTGGGGGTAGGCGGGTTGGGATTATACCCGAACAGCTCCTCAATCCGCTTCTGGACCTCTTCATCCGTTACGACAATGCCCTCATCGCGTGCGCCCTGGCGGATGACGCGGTCCTGGATCAGGTCTTCCAGCACCGAGTTGGGCAGATCCGCGAGCTGGGCCTGGGCCTGGGTGATGAGCTGGTCGTAAAACTGGATGATGCTCGCCACGTTGGAATCATTGGGGTCCAGGCGGGCTTTTTCTGTCTCCAGGTTGCGCAGGTACTGGTTCAGGTTCTCGAGCTGATACAGGTACATCTTCTGATATTCGGTGGTGGAGATGCGCTCACCGTTCACCACCGCCACGGGTGACGAGGGTTTATAGACGTACTCGTAGATGACGCCGGCGATGATGATGGCCGCTACCACTATCGCACCGATGATCACCCCCAGGAGCACATTTCGGCGCGCCTGCTGATCGC from the Anaerolineae bacterium genome contains:
- the relA gene encoding GTP diphosphokinase, producing MVGSTKLIDVEQLISQLDDKSGAGAQLVRRAYERAVQAHAGQARASGESYIQHPLAVASILADLRLDPATIAAALLHDVVEDTTITLDDIRQEFGEEVARLVDGVTKLENINQLRNMGRPDLEEEQAENLRKIFLAMVDDVRVVLIKLADRLHNMRTLGALPEHKRRRIAKETLEIYAPLANRLGIWQIKWELEDLAFRYLEPATYKRIASLIDERREDRMRTLEQITEILRQRLKEAGIEAEVSSRPKHIYSIYRKMQRKGVDFDQIYDVRAVRIIVNTIAECYAALGIVHSLWKPIPREFDDFIATPKDNMYRSLHTAVVGPDGKPLEVQIRTWEMHRTAEYGIAAHWRYKEQLTKRDVDFENKIAWLRQIMEWRKEVTDAREFVDSLKTDVFQDRVYVFTPQGDVIDLPAGATPVDFAYHVHTEIGHRCRGARVNGRIVSLDYQLQNGDQVEIITAKRGGPSRDWLNPQLNYVKTSRARSKIRQWFRRQDREQNIQLGREILDRELKRLNAEDTNIDELAMAFGYEKADDFLAAIGYGDINSQQIATKVLAGERLRVQQEEKLAALSEAKPAPAAGDVSVMGTSGLLTKLAGCCNPLPGDPIVGYVTRGKGVTIHRQDCPNVLRLQDKERLIAVDWGSAEDQAYPVMIVVKAFNRGGLLRDIAALVADEGIDMSSAHAITGEKGNIATITATLEITSVAQLSRVLAMIERIPNVIEARRLVG
- a CDS encoding peptidylprolyl isomerase — its product is MAKKPKKQDMTLTKKQERLRYRDQQARRNVLLGVIIGAIVVAAIIIAGVIYEYVYKPSSPVAVVNGERISTTEYQKMYLYQLENLNQYLRNLETEKARLDPNDSNVASIIQFYDQLITQAQAQLADLPNSVLEDLIQDRVIRQGARDEGIVVTDEEVQKRIEELFGYNPNPPTPTPEPSPAPGTTATPAPTPTIMTREEFSRLYSLYLENLKRTTGMSEAEYREVIRGLLYREKLQALIESSVPTSGEQVRARHILVTDEETAKKVLERLKAGEDFGNLAQEFSQDTATKSIGGDLGWFPRGQMVKEFEDAAFALEVGQISEPVKTQFGYHIIRVDAHEMDRPYDPAVLNQMKQKAFNDWLQQAMEKASIQRNWSPDKVPATPTPAFLGS